CCCAACTCCATAACCCCAACCCATGACCCCAATCATTCATCCCAACCCATCATCCCCAATCCACCACCCCAAACCCATCATCCCGAACTCACCATCCCAAATCCACCACCCCAAATCTACCATTCCAATTCCATCACCTCATCTCCATAACCCCAACCCATGACCCCAATTCTTCATCCCAACCCATCATCCCAGCTCCATAACCCCAAACCCATCATCCCCAACCCATGATCACAGCTCCATAACCCCAAGCCCACCATCCCCAATCCACCACCCCAACCAatgaccccaaacccaccacCCCTAACCCATCATCTCAAACCCACCACCCCAAGCCCATCATCTCAGATCCACCATCCTAAACCCATCATTCCAAATCTACCTCCCCAAACCCATCATCCCATTTCcatcaccccaaaaccaccaccCCCATCTCCATAACCCCAACCAGTGACCCCAAATccaccaccccaaacccaccaccCCATCTCCAGAACCCCAAACCCATCACCCCAAACCTATCCCCCCAAATccaccaccccaaacccaccaccCCATCTCCAGAACCCCAGCCCATGACCCCAAACCCatcaccccaaacccaccaccccaaacccatcaccccaaacccaccaccCCAAACCCATCACCCCAAACCTATCCCCCCAAATccaccaccccaaacccaccaccCCAAACCCATCACCCCAACCAATGACCCCAAGCCatcaccccagcccagccctgtgcccaggccgTGGCAGCCGCTTGCAGCcctcactccctgctgctcccaggccatCAGTCCCGCGAGCCTGTCCGGGCAGTGAAACCCAAATGTCACATCTGCCAGACGGCTCAATCGAGGCTATCGATTGTCACCGAGAATATTCGCACTTCATTCACCTACTTAGTCCCTTCCCCCAGGCACACAGGAATTCATCAAACCTTGTCACGCCACATAATAATTCTTGTTCCCAGGTGTTGTCGCGGCAGCTCAGACTTTCCCCAGCCTTCCTGGGCAAGCAGGAATTTAGGGAAGAAAGGATTCTCCAGCAGAATCAATGTGACGGTGCTGAGACGTGAATTAACCCTgtggcagcccagggagggctcGGCCCCCTCCCTTGCCCATGCAGAGGCTGCTCAGGCTTTGTTTCCACCTCCTCGGGGTTTTTGGTGACTGGAATGAAATTAAATTGGGGAGAAAAGACATTTTCCCATTGTTTGGAGCCTTTTACTGACGTGTTTGCGCTGCCTTTGAACCttttggagcagagcagggacgTGGCTGCGCCCCTTCTCCAGAGGGGAAGGAAACACATCTGGGAAGGAGattgggaggagcagggaaggatggATGGGGAGAGGGGCTCAGGGtggtccctgcagggctgtggggaagACAGAACCTGATTGGGGTGAGCAGGGTGCTGGTGGGCCCCAAAAGGGCCCCGCAGAAAGGGGCAGGGTCACGGTGGCACATCTGTCACTGTCCCCAACCCGAGTGCCCTCTGTTCCATGTAGGGGGTGGCAGTCaccagccctccctccctcccggcTGAGACAAACgggaagcaggagctgctgcccccgAGCCACGTTTATTATTCATATTATTTGCGCGCTGATCTGACTCCGTGTAATGATTTAATCTGCTAATGGCCCCTGATTCAAGCGCTCCTCTCCCGTTAATCTCCTCTCGCCATTTGCACctgatttcctgatttttctgaCGCCGTTCTGGCAGCTGAGGGTCGGGTTTGCAGCTTTCCACGGGCACGGTGCCACGGCAGGTCAcgcaggggctgggacaggatgCTGCAGAGCCGTGaatgggagagggaggaagaggaggaggaggcagcagatcCCTCCCAAGGGAAACCTCTTGAGGGGATCCAGAGGGCATCAGGAGaggtcccagctccagcacaatCCCTGGACACAAAGGTGCTTCAGCTGGGTGGGAGAAGCTGTTCTCGTCCTGGGAAAGCTCCTGGCATGCCAGCGTGCATCCCGACCCAGGGACAGGGCggtccctgtgtcctgtcccagTGGCAGAATGGTCTCTGCATCCCATCCCAGTGACAGAGCgatccctgtgtcctgtcccagTGACAGAGTGGTCCTTGCATCCCGACCCAGGGACAGAGTGGTCCTGGTCCTTGTGTCCCAATCCAGGCACAGAGTGATCCCTACGTCTCATGGGTGATGCTGGTCCCTGAATCCCATTCCAGTGATAGAGTAGTCTCTGCATCCCACCCCAGTGACAGGGTGGTCCCTGCATCCCACCCCAGTGACAGGGTGGTCCTGGtctctgtgtcctgtcccaGTGACAGAATAATCTTGGTCTCTGTGTCCCACCCCAGTGACAGAGTGATCCCGGCCCCCGTGTCTCCCCCACGGGGAGCACGAGCACGGCCGTGCTCGTCCCCTGCCCGTGCCATTTTGCCATTTTGCCATTTTGCCAATTTGCCATTTTGCCATTTTGCCATTTGCCATTTTGCCATTCCCCCCTCGCTCCGCCGGCCTCCGGCGCTGATTTATGGAAGCCCGAGGCTGCAATCAAGGCCGCGGCCCCCGAGGACGCTCggagcggcagcggcggcggctgAATGCCAatgggggcaggagggaagatGGATCTGTGCACCTGAGgatgctccagcagggctgcggGACGCGCTCCTGCTGACGGGCACGAGGTGTCAGCAGAGGGGACGCGGCGCATCCCTAACGCGGTGACAAATGCCATCCCTCGGGAAGGAGCCCCCGAGGCAGAGCAAATATGGCAAATATCTCCCTGAAAGACAACAGCAGGGTGGCGGGCGACAGGGTTTGTCACCAGCTCCTGGGAAGGCGCCGGAGCCGCGGAGTCCTCGGATCTGGGGGAGCCCCGGGGTGGGATCTGGGGGAGCCCCGGGGTGGGATCTGGGGGAGCCCCGGGCACCCCATTCTGCCCTGGAGGATCTGGGGGAGCCCCGGGCACCCCGAATCCCTGGGATCTGGGGGAGCCCCGGGCAGCCCGATCTGCTCTGGGATCTGGGGAGCCCCGGGCACCCCGCTCTATCCTGGGGAGCCCCGGGCACCCCgctctgcctttgcctttgGGGAGCCCCGGGCACCCCGCTCTGCCCCCGGATCCCCACACCCATCCCCGCTCTGCCGTCCCCGCTCCGTGCTGGCTCCTCCGGCCTGACGTGAGCTGATTTTGGGAGGCAGAGGGTGCCGAGGGAGTACAGCTGCCGCTAAGTTATCCAAACGATTTATCTTAAGATTCATCCAGAATTCATGGCGCGGGAGCCCGGGCCGTGTCCGCCGTTAATATTCATGCGGATTTGGAGCGGCGTTAATCACCGCCGCTGACAATTGGCACTTCCCTTAATTGCCCGTGCAGCCGGCTCTGCCCGCCTGTCCCTCCCCTCCGCGATGGCTGCGGGGTCCCTGAATGTCCCCGCATGGATTTTTGTCCCCGTTTTGGTGCGACACGGGGGCTGCTCCTCAATTCCCTGCTTGGAGCATCCCCGGGCTGGGCATCGCTGCACCCGGGGGTGTCGCATCCCCGGGGGACGTCGCTGTCCTTCAGTGCCACATCCCAGCGCGGGGACAGCGCGGATCTGGGTCCCGCTGGGGCTGGGACATCGCTGCACCCACAGCGAGCCCCGGGGGCTGTCGCATCCTCGGGGGACGTCGCTGTCCTCCAGTGCCACATCCCAGCGCGGGGACACCGCGGATCTGGGTCCCGCTGGGGCCGTGCCCGTGGCTGGGGGAGCCTGCCCAGGGTGACATCGCTGCGGAGCTCCGGGGGGTGGATGGATACCGGGACATCCCCTCGAGGCTCTCCCCATCCTGCCGTGCCCTATTCCAGGGTGGGCGCTCGGGGCTGatgccagcagagctctgtccccgctgtgcccatggctgctggagcatccccagcactcCGGAGCAGCTCGACCCACCCTGAGCCGCTCCCACCCATCCTGAGCATCCTTCCCGGTGCTCCCCCGGCACATCCCGGCCTGGAGAGGCGGATCCGAGCCCGGCGGGGCCGTGGCCCGGCTGGCGAGCCGCTGTCGCCGTGGCTGGCGTTACCTGTCACCGCTGTCACTCCGCTGCCATCCCGCCAGCTGCCGCGGCGCGCCCGCGGAATTCCAATGAGGAGCCGGGAGCTGCGGCacccccggggctgggggacagcgTGTGAcacgggcagggctggcagctgtccCCAGAGAGGCGCTGAGAGCCCTGCGGGTCGTGGCAGCCAGCGAGGTGGGACACAGGGGTGACACCAGAATGTGCAGGACACAGCCGTGAGGTGACTCTTGGGACTGTGCGCCCCAAAAACAACGCCGGGAATCAGCACAAGGGGCTGGGACCCCATGATCCCATCCATCCCCCTGCAGAGCCAAAgtaatcccaaaaattccccaaatcccccctccccaaaccctggTCCCCCCCAGGTCCCACACTGTACCACATTGTGGCAGCAGGTCCCACATTGTGCCACCAGGTCCCAAGTTGTGTCACCAGGTCACTTTTGGGGCTgtgcaccccaaaaccaacgCCGGGAAGCAGCACAAGGGGCTGGGACCCCATGAACCCATCTATCCCCCTTCAGAGACAAAgtaaccccaaaaaatccctcaaCCCCCTGTCCCCCCAAACCCTGGTGCTCCCCAGGTCCCACATTGCGCCACCAGGTCCCAAATTGTGTCACCAGGTCACTTTTGGGGCTGtgcaccccaaaaacaacgCTGACAAGCAGCGCAAGGGGCTGGGACTCCACGATCTCATCCATCCACCTGCAGAGCCAAAAGTAATCCCAAAAGAATCCCCCAAACCCcggtgtcccctctgtccccgcGGCTCCGGGCGGGTCCCAGCTGTCCCCGCCCGTAATTGCCCTAATTAGATGGGCAGATTGGGATGAAGGTTTCACGAGGAAGCGGGagcgggaggcaggaggagataATGGAATCGCAGATGACATTCCCATCACCCAGCCTCTCCCAGCGCCGCAGCCCGGTCGGAAAATTATGCGGAAGGGGGGAGGAAAATTTCCATAATCTTCCTCTGCAGGATGAGAGcgagctgggctggagccgagaggggggacagggagggctctgtccccagccggCAGTGCCACCACCGCGGTGTCACCCACCCTGCGCTGTGTCCCCACCGTGGGTGGGGTGTCCCTGCATCCCGTCAGGTCCTGGATGTCCCCCCTGGGTCGCCACTGGGGTTTGGGGACATCGTGGGGACAAGGATTCATCCTGGAGGTGACAGGTGTCACCCCTGGGCCACCACTGGGGTTTGGGGACTTCGTGGGGACAAGGATTCATCCTGGAGGTGACAGGTGTCACCCCTGGGCCACCACTGGGGTTTGGGGACTTCGTGGGGACAAGGATTCGTGATGGATTTTGCACAGCGTGTTTTGCACAGGTTGATGAAGAATATTGTTATTTACATCTCTGATTGTTTGCCAATGAAACGATCATTGAAAAGATGTGTGTACATGCGTGTAGGAGCCTTTTCTAGGGTATGGACCAAAACTGGGACACTGTGCCCCGCCACCTCCCAACAGAACTGCAGTGTACCCTCCTTTGCTGCTGTGTCTCTACCTTAAATTCACATGTGGAAATATAAAATTGAGAAACTGATGGAAACAAGACACTCAGTGAGTATGCACTGCTCTCCTAGGAGCAGACAAGtgggggacacacagggacaaaCACAGCTGGCCTGCGTTCCCAGCCAGGGCAGAACCCCtctgaggggacagagggggacATTGGGGTGTCACTGGGGTGTTTtagcccctcagagcccccagaACCatctggggcagagctggagctgctccccatgAGGACGCTGCCCCTGGCTCCATCTGGGTGCTCTGCCCGGGCAGGATCCAGCCCATCCCtaattataaaaattatctttcttcCAGAGCTTCCCACCGTGCCCGGTGCCTGCAGGAAACTTCCAGCCTggtttccttctcctccctgacCTCACCTTCCtttccagacccttccccagccccgTGCTCCCCATTCCCCAAATTTGCTGCCTCATTTCCGGGGCATTTCCATGAAAACGGGCGCTTTGTTCCCTGGGATTCAGCTCTGCCCGCTCCCCCCTCAGCCTTTGTCCTCCACAAATGTGGAACAAAACggggaaggggcaggaaaaCCCCACGGGGTTTGGGCCCCAAAtttcccctggagctgctcggggctgggctgatggatgcaccaggagctgcacgAGGAGCCCAGCACGCaggaaaatgagagagaaaagggaaaaaagagggaaacagGGAGAGATTGCTGTCCCTGCCGGTGATAAATGCTGCCAGCACACGGCACAGAGGGCGATCCGCCTTGCTGCGCTGTGCTGGGGGGAGAGATTCTGCCAAACTCGGGGAGAAATCCATTCCTGCTGCGGTTGGTGCCCTGCATCTGCAGGGAACGTGTCCCCCAATGTGCCACCAGGTCCCTGGGGTCCCAAATTGTGTCAGCAGGCCCTACTTTGTGCCACCAGGTCCTCCAATGTGCCATCAGGTCCTACACTGTGCCACCAGGTCCCCAATGTGCCACCAGGTCCCCAAAGTCCCAAACTGTGCCACCAGGTCCCCAATGTGCCACCAGGTTCCTCATTGTGCCACATTCTGCTGCCAGGTCCCCGAGGCCCCCCAATGTGCCGCCAGGTCCCCAAGGTCCCAAACTGTGTCACCAGGTCCCACATTGAGCCACCAGGTCCCACACTGTGCCATCAGGTCCCCAGGTTCCCAATGTGCCACCAGGTCCCTGAGGTCCCAAACTGTGTCACCAGGTCCTACACTGTGTCACCAAGTCCCCCAGGGCCCAGGTGGCcccgcagctcctgcaggggtgCTGGGAACGATGGAACACCTCGGGGTGGCTTTGGGATCTCATTTTCCCTCCAAGGACTCcctttggagctgctgcagaggaggaggaggaggaggaaggaggagggtcCCACCGACCCCACAAACCGCACACACCAAGGGGTTCAGGGCACCCCCAAACCCCGAGGTTCGATCCCCAATCCTTCCACGGCGCTTCCCCAGCACAATCCGGGCATTTTCCACCTCAGCTCTCGCAGGGTGAATTAAGGCCGTTAATTGAATTTCCTCCGGCGGcagagccgggccgggccgggggaggCGGCAGGAAACGCATTTGATGTCTCAGAAAAGCTGCGGATCCCGAACGtgctgggctttggggctggctggttttattttttttttttttttttttttaatttaaagtcGGTCGTAAAAAGAGCCTGACTTGGAGGAGCTAACGACTCTcatgaattatttttgttgatTTAGGCTCTCACTTGGCTTTAAATAtgaattaatattattatttataatatttatataattatttatataactatatataactATAACTAATTATATATACTTATAATATTGATATATAATAGACTtctataataatatataattttatatatttattataattatacataatatatattttataattatataattataatatataattaattatttatatattgaCATATAGAtataaaattacatatttatatataatatatcataatCATAACacatatctttatatatttctagtatttatgtattatatatatttttatataatatatattataatgacaatatataattaattatttatacatttatatataatatattttatattatatataacagttataatacataaataattatttatatatttataatatgtATGTATCATGTATAtttcatataatatattataattataatatataattatatatattatgttttATATAATAGATGCATttttatataacatataataattattatatataaaatttatttatagtTATTATTAATAAAGTTGAagtgctgcctttccctggggaGGGTGGCAATGACGCTGCcccaggggtgcagggcagggggggaCAGTcaccagccccttcccctgcccctcaATGGGGCCAAGCTGCATTTTGGGACACAAACGGGGACATTGGCgatggagaaggagctgctgggaatgtCCCCTCCCCTCCAGAGGGACAATGGCTCTGGGTGCTGGTGGCCCTCAGGGTCCTTGCTGGGACCAGGGTTCCTTCACATCTTCATTAATGACCCAGAAATGGAATGGTTTGTGTGGGAAGAGAGCCCAAACTCATCCCATTCCTCTCCtaacaccttccaccatcccaggctgttcCCAAACATCCAACCTTGGAACTCcgccagggatgaggcagcgagagctttgaggtccctcccaaccccaAATCTTTCCATAATCCCATAAAACCCGTGAATTTTGGGGTGCCTCAGCCCCCTCGGCGTCAGCACCCCACGCTGTGCCAATCCGGGCCCTCTTGGCGGCACTTTGGATTTATTGTCAAGCCCAAAGCTTTAATTCGGGGCTGTCGCTGATTTACGCTGCCGGGGCTTTAATTACAGcattcagcatttctgaaacatgaaaaagCGCTCGGCTTCGGGAGCAATTAAAAGGCAGCGGAGTAGAGCAGCCCGTCGGAGGGGAGGGGAGTAAATCAAACAATTAAAAAGCTCGTTtgggggagagggggaagggtgccaccccaaaatcctctcCTGGGGGAGCCCTGGGTGGGTGTCACCCCAGTTAATGGGCTTGGGGtgatactgggagcactggtgggTGGGACCCCATCCAGAACTCATTTGGAACATCTCAACACCCCAAAAAACGGCCCAAAACCCACTCAGGTCCTGGCAAGGccgggatggggacaggacGGGGACATGATGGGGATGGAGACAgtgacaggatggggacagagaAAGGATGGGGACgggaatggggacaggatggggatggggacaggacagggatggggatggggacaggacagggacggggacagcgACAGGATGGGGATACTGAAaggatggggatggagccagTGACaagatggggatggggacagtgataggatggggacagtgacaccATGGCGATGGGGACAGCGACAGGATGGGGTTCCTTCTCCTCGACACCCATCCCCAAGGATTCTGCGCGGTCTTTTGGGGTGGTTTGCCCGGCTTTGGGTTTTTCAGCGAGATCGAAGCTCTCTCTTGTGGCAGAAGCGCTCCATTACAGCCCTGCCCGGGTTACCGAGCGCCGGCACCTCCCGGGGCTCCCCGGGACTGAACCTCGGACGGATCATGCCCGGAGGGATCCTGCGGCTCGGGAAACTGCCAGCAGCCCGCCCTGCTCCCCGTGCCCGGCAGCTCCCGGCCGTGCCCAGCTCCGGGGGGCTGGAGGTGCCCGAAATCACCTCCGCAGCCGCCGCCGGTCCCGTTCGCACCGGGGCTGAGCCCCCGCCTGCTCATCGCAGCCCCCGCGGCACCACCGCCATCCGATGCTTTTTGTCCGCTGCTCGCACCGTAGGAAATAAAGTCCCGGATGCGGAAGTGCCGCGCTCATTTCCGGTTTGTTCTCAGCGGTTGCGGGTGAGCGATGGCGGCCGGGGGACctgggggggtcctggggaATCCGCCGCCATCCGCCGCCATCCGCGGCCTCGCGGCACCGGGCGGCCCTGGGGCgggctgggggagaggagggagcgCGGGGACACCCGAtggcgggcggggggcggcggacGCGATGGCGGGGGGCTGCGCTGACACCATCTTGGTCCGTTTGTGCCGCAGGTTGGAGCTGTCGAAGCCGAGCCGGAACCATGGTgaggggagggggctgcagTGAGGGAGGGCGGCTTGGGGGGTCCTTGCGGTGGGTGAGCGGGGCCCTGGGGGTTCTGTGGAatgagctctgtgctcagagcacaTCCCTGGagagccccaggctggagctgtccctgcccatggcacggGTGAGCTTTGGGGTCTTTCCAAGCGGAACGTTCCGTGGTTTTCATTCCACGAGAATGTTTTTGCTCTCACAGCCTCGCAAGATTGAGGAGATCAAGGATTTCCTGCTGACAGCGCGGCGGAAGGACGCCAAGTGTGAGTGGGGGTCTCAGGCAGGCCTGGGGGAGGCTCCAGTTCCATGCGGGCACTGAGGAGCTCCTTGCCCTGGGAATGCCGAGGGGTCGGGGCTGGCCTGGTCCCTCCTGTGGGGTGTCCCTGGAGCGCTGCTCCCACCTGTGCATGCCCTGGGGGGTTTTACCAAACCCCTGGAGGCAATTCCCAAACATCCCCTGCTCTGTGGGATGGAAGCAATTCCCAAACATCCCCTGCTCTGTGGGATGGTGCTGTTCTCCAAAAACAATTCCCAAACATCCCCTGCTCTGTGGGATGGAAGCAATTCCCAAacatccccctgctctgtgggatGCTGCCATGTGGGACGTTGGAGCTGTGCCACCACAGGTGATTCATCCATCACCCTCAACAGGAGATTTTTGTTGCCACCACAAATCGAGGATAATTGAGACAAAGAGCTGCCTTGTCTCACTGTTCAGCAACACGGGAAgagttttttcccctctaattCCTCTTGTTtggagctggctgtggcaggaaTCCCTCGGGAATCCTGTGACAAGGGAGAGTTGAGCACTGGCAGAGATTTATCCTCCCTCTGGATGGAGCTGGAGGTTTCTGCAGGGGACAGGGCGTGCACTGGGATTCCCAGGGGTGACACcggggtgtccctgctgtcccctcctccccacagccGTCAAGATCAAGAAGAACAAGGACAATGTGAAGTTCAAGGTGCGCTGCAGCCGGTACCTCTACACCCTGGTCATCACCGacaaggagaaggcagagaagcTGAAGCAGTCCCTGCCCCCAGGTATCTGGGAATCGATCCCCTGTGGGGTGGTTGGGATTGAGGGCGGCTGTGAGACCCCTCTGGAAGGGTCCCTGGAGTTCTTGTCACCCCCAGTGCCTTGCTGGGGTCAGTGCTTGGTGTCCCCATGGAGCTGGAGGTTCCAGGCCCCCCATCCGTGCCCGAGCCCCCCCAGTCCATgtgtcccctctctctctcctcccaggTCTTGCCGTGAAGGAGCTGAAATGAGCCGGGAGCAGCTGGGTACCTGTTGGAGTCTCTGtgtttgttaaaataaataaaaaactgttCCTGGTGTCACGTGTGGTGTTTCACAACTCACTGTTCCTGGCCCTGGAGCCGCTCTGGGGGTCCTGGAGCCACTCTGGGGTACCTGGGGCCATTCTGGGGGTCTGGGAGCCAC
The genomic region above belongs to Ammospiza nelsoni isolate bAmmNel1 chromosome 19, bAmmNel1.pri, whole genome shotgun sequence and contains:
- the RPL38 gene encoding large ribosomal subunit protein eL38 isoform X1, with product MFLLSQPRKIEEIKDFLLTARRKDAKSVKIKKNKDNVKFKVRCSRYLYTLVITDKEKAEKLKQSLPPGLAVKELK
- the RPL38 gene encoding large ribosomal subunit protein eL38 isoform X2 is translated as MPRKIEEIKDFLLTARRKDAKSVKIKKNKDNVKFKVRCSRYLYTLVITDKEKAEKLKQSLPPGLAVKELK